A segment of the Candidatus Sumerlaea chitinivorans genome:
GCATCAAAACTCGTGAGCTCGCGCTCCACCGTATCGGTGGCCGCTAAGCGACGCGTGAAAGCCACGAATTCCACCTGCACTGCTTCGCCGCTGTCCGCGTTGAAATAAACCACCCCGTTTGCATTCTTCGACACATTGTAGGTGAAGGCCGCCCAGTGCTCATCGAGCCAGAGGGGAGGATTGATCAGGCGCACCTGACTTGCTTCGATGCGGCGTTGGCGTGTCACCGTACCCTGCGAATCGGTCACACGCACCAACATACGTCCCGAGTAGCGCTCCGGCTCGCCATTGATGATTCGCGAAATGTGGTCCACCACGAACATTCGCGATCCGTCCGGCGACGGCACAGGGCGGGTGCTCTCCACGATCGTGCGCACCTGCCCCCACACGCATACCGCCCACGCCCATAACACCGCTACTGCAAGCCACTGTGCCGCGCGCCCTGTACCACCGTTTCTTCTTCTCATGATTCCCATGCCATTAGCCGTGGTCATTCTATCCGTCAACTACCGAGCTGCTGCAAAATCGTTCCAGCCGTTGCGCGCAATGCAGGCGGCACTTGACGTTTCCCCAGAATCCATTCCCAATAGGTAGCTTCCGTGGCGAGATTCACCCCATAGCCTCGTATGGGGCCAGAAAAGCGAGCAAAGAGACCATGACTGATACGATTCTAATCCGCCAAGTACGTGTGGTGGCCACATTTGATGACACTGGCCGCGAACTCGAGCAGTGCGACATTCTTATCCGGGGCAATCGCATCGCGGCAATCGGCCCAAACCTGACCGCGCCCTCGGGCACGGAGATCATCGACGCCCACTCCATGCTTTGCCTTCCCGGCATGGTGAATTGCCATCATCATCTTTACCAAACTCTCACGCGCGCCGTACCACGTGTGCAAAACGCCGAACTTTTTGAATGGCTCATCAACCTCTACGAAATCTGGCGCGAGCTCACGCCGGAGTTTGTGTACGTGAGCGCGTTGGTTGGCCTTGGTGAGCTCCTGCTCACCGGCTGCACCACGACTACTGACCATCTTTACCTCTTTCCCCGGGGTCAGGATGGCCGGCTCATCGACGCAGAAATTCGCGCCGCGCTTGAGCTCGGCATCCGCTTCCACCCCACGCGTGGATGCATGACCCGCGGCAAAAGCCATGGGGGGCTGCCGCCCGACGACGTCGTGCAAACCGAGGAGGAAATCCTCGCCGACTGCGAGCGCTTGATTGCGACGTGGCATGATCCCGCTCCCGACGCCATGGTAAAGATCGCGTTGGCGCCGTGCTCGCCATTCTCGGTCGAAGAGCGCACCATGATTGAGCTTGCAGCACTCGCGCGTCGGCACGGCTTACGCCTCCACACGCATTTGGCGGAAACTCGTGACGAGGAGCGCTACTGTGCCGAAGTCTATGGCTTGCGGCCAGTCGAGTGGGCCGACAAAATTGGGTGGCTCGGCCCCGACGTCTGGTTTGCCCACATGGTCCACGTCTCCGATCAGGAAATCGCTCGCCTTGCCGCGACGGGAACCGGCGTCGCGCACTGCCCCGCCTCCAATATGCGTCTTGGGTCTGGCATCGCTCCGATCCCGGCAATGATTCGCGCTGGCGTGCCCGTGGGGTTAGGGGTAGACGGCAGTGCAAGTAACGACGCGAGCGACATGCTGGGTGAAGTGCGTCAAGCGATGCTCCTGCACCGCGTGATGGGCGGCGCGCGCGCCATCACTGCCCGCGAGGTCCTGCGCCTCGCCACGCGCGGAGGCGCCCGCGTGCTCGGCTACAGCGATCTCGGCTGTTTAGCGGAGGGAGCTTTAGCCGACCTTGTGCTCATCAACCTCGAACGCATTGGTTTCGCGGGGGCAATGCATGACCCCGTCGCCGCCGTCGTTTTCGCCGGCGATTCACACATCGTGGATTACTCCATCGTCAATGGCCGAATCGTGGTGCGCGACGGGCGGTTGGTGTCCGTTACTGAGCAGGAGATTGTGCGCCGCGCGAACGAAGCCGCTGCGGAAATGGTGCGAGGCGCCCAGCGAAAAACCGGAATCCGCTTTCTGGAGTTCCCCGAGGAAAATTCCTAAGCAAGTAGCCGCGGGGCCCGCGCTCGCCCAAATTCCCGCACGCAAAAATGAAGCTTCCGTGCGAACGAAATGGGGCTGCGCGTCGTATTCCTGAGCATGTGGAAATTCATCAAGTCACTCTTTGCAGCCATCTTCAGCTCGGGCGAAACGCGCTTCCTTTGCGACACCTGTCGCTACGACTACGGCAACGCGTGTCGGCGGCCGGAGCGCCCCAATGCCACGAAATGCCCAGACTATAAACGCGCTGGTAACGCCGACTGAAGTTGAGAAGCGCCAAGTTCTTCCCGGGCGCCTCGTGAACCTGCCGTGAAAAGGCTTTTTCGCACGATGGAACGAGATATTTGAGTCGCACGAAATGAGCACTCTGTAGGCTTCGCCTCGTCCATAGGAGTTGGGACTACGAGGACAAGTAGCCATCACACAGAAGAGACCCTGTGCAAGCACGCCCCACTTTCAGCCGTGAGTGGGGAAAAAGCGCCTCGCGATCTCTTCCCTCCCGAGCACCGACCTCTTCAATTTGCAGAGAGATTACCAGTGGTTCCAGTGCACCCGATCCTCGCGGAAACGATCCTCTGGTTGTGGATGTTCGGCCGGATACCCCACAAAAACCAAGGAGAGCGGGACCACATGCTCTGGAAGCCCAAAAAGCTTGCGTGCCCCCTTCACCCGATCCTCACGTGGGTACACCCCCGTCCAGACCGCGCCTAAACCAAGATCGTGGGCGGCAAGGAGCAAGTTTTGTGTGGCCGCCGAGCAATCCTGAACCCAGTAGCCCTTGCGCTGCTCAAGCTCGAGGTCGCCGCATACCAGAATTGCAGCGGGAGCCGTCTCCGCCATCTGCGCATACGGATGGAATTCCGGGATCCGCTTGAGAATTTGTCGGTTATCCACTACCACAAACTGCCACGCCTGCTGATTGCCCGCGGATGGGGCCTGCATGGCGGCTCGCACCAATTCCACTAAGACTTCCCGTTTCACGGGCTCGTTGATGAACACCCGCACACTGCGTCGCGTCCGGATTGCTTCCAACGTGTTCATGGCGTCTCCTTTCTCCCGCTTCCCACTTATTTGTCTGAAGTTACATTACTTGGTTCGCAAGGCAGAAAAGAACGTTTGCAACCAAAACTTATGCGCCGCATCTCTCGGTCCCCCCCCTTTCGGTCAGAACACGCACAAGCGCTCAACCAAAAAAGAAGGTCCCCTACCGCACCTCTTGCGGTAGGGGACATAACTTCACCTACTCACATCCGAGCTCAAATCGAGCCCTTGGTCAGCTCCTTTCTCGGCTGCGACTTACTGCCCTTTCGGCAACGTGACCATCGTCGGGAACTGTTGCTTCAGGGCCGCCGGGTTGGCGCGTAACGCTTTCAGCAAGCCAGTCGGCGCCATCTGGTTCGTCGCCTTGAAGCGGAAGTTGCCCGACGTGCCATTCTTGCCATCCACCGCGATCCAGTACTTACCCGGCGGTGCGATGAAGACCACGCGGCTGTTCGTATTCGAGCCCGGCGTGATGTCGTCGTTGAACGCCACCGGTTGCAACGAACCCAAATTCGGCCCATTCTGATAAACCGCAAGCAGCGGATCGAAGTCCACTGGGTAGCAGCCCGCCTGCGGCGTGTTCGTATCAATCTCGATTGTAACGAGGCGCACGTCCTCATCCACAAGCGGCGTATCCTCGATTGTGAACGTGAACCACACACTGCGCTTGCCGGGGATCATCGCGTGGTTCGGCTCACTCTGCTCACGCGAAGCACCATTATTCGTCCGCGCAACGTCAATCGTCGCCGTTTCCGTGGTCCCATTCGCAGCCTCGAGACCCGGGAAATACGTCGGCTTGGAAATGTAGTCGTTCTCCGGCGCATATCCCACATCCCACGACAGGACAATGTTGCCCTGCGCCGCTGAGCTTCCCGAATTGAAGCCATCCACAAGGATCATGTACGTCTGTCCGGCCGTTGCGAGGAAGCTGAGCTGGCTCGTCTTCGTGTTCGGGCTGAGGTCTGGTTTTGCGTTATCATTGAACGCCAACAGTGACACCGAATTGATTGAGCTCCCCTGATAGACGCCCAATAGCGTGTCGAAATCACTGCCGCTCGTGTCGAAGGTCACCGGATAAGTCGGATCCCCGGTAATTGGGGCGGTCCAGCGGAACCACACCGACGCACCGCCAGGATTGCCCGCATGCGAAGGCTCGTTCGGCTCAAAGCCCGCACCCACATTCGAGCTCAGCACGCTGCCATCGCAGATCACCGGCAGCACCGTTGGTGCACCGAAGAAGTCATTGCTTGCTCCCGCTGAGTACTTCAGCGTGAAGTTGCCTGACTCGCCGTTGTAGCCATCGAGCGCAATTGCGTACTCCACACCCGCCGACACGGGGAAGACCACAGTACTGAAGGTTCCGCCGCTATCGGCATCATCGTTCTCGGCCACGAGGGTCAGGTCGCCGTAGCCCGTTCCCGTGTAGACGGCGAGCAGAGTATCGAACCGGCTGCCTTCGGTCGTGAACATAGCGGCGCCCGAGCGTGGGGCCACCCAACGATACCAGACCGAATGGCCACCGGGGTTGCCAGCATGGTTCGGCTCGCCCACTTCCTTCGTGGCACAGAAGTTGATGCCGTCCACGCTCCCTGAAGCACCGCTCAGGAGGGCTCGCGAGGCAAAGTCGTCAT
Coding sequences within it:
- a CDS encoding Nitroreductase family protein, whose protein sequence is MNTLEAIRTRRSVRVFINEPVKREVLVELVRAAMQAPSAGNQQAWQFVVVDNRQILKRIPEFHPYAQMAETAPAAILVCGDLELEQRKGYWVQDCSAATQNLLLAAHDLGLGAVWTGVYPREDRVKGARKLFGLPEHVVPLSLVFVGYPAEHPQPEDRFREDRVHWNHW
- a CDS encoding hydroxydechloroatrazine ethylaminohydrolase, putative — protein: MTDTILIRQVRVVATFDDTGRELEQCDILIRGNRIAAIGPNLTAPSGTEIIDAHSMLCLPGMVNCHHHLYQTLTRAVPRVQNAELFEWLINLYEIWRELTPEFVYVSALVGLGELLLTGCTTTTDHLYLFPRGQDGRLIDAEIRAALELGIRFHPTRGCMTRGKSHGGLPPDDVVQTEEEILADCERLIATWHDPAPDAMVKIALAPCSPFSVEERTMIELAALARRHGLRLHTHLAETRDEERYCAEVYGLRPVEWADKIGWLGPDVWFAHMVHVSDQEIARLAATGTGVAHCPASNMRLGSGIAPIPAMIRAGVPVGLGVDGSASNDASDMLGEVRQAMLLHRVMGGARAITAREVLRLATRGGARVLGYSDLGCLAEGALADLVLINLERIGFAGAMHDPVAAVVFAGDSHIVDYSIVNGRIVVRDGRLVSVTEQEIVRRANEAAAEMVRGAQRKTGIRFLEFPEENS